The following are encoded together in the Colius striatus isolate bColStr4 chromosome 5, bColStr4.1.hap1, whole genome shotgun sequence genome:
- the ZMYND11 gene encoding zinc finger MYND domain-containing protein 11 isoform X3, translating to MSRVHGMHPKETTRQLSLAVKDGLIVETLTVGCKGSKAGIEQEGYWLPGDEIAYGMQPFSQTAAKNKDWETENHDWYCFECHLPGEVLICDLCFRVYHSKCLSDEFRLRDSSSHWQCPVCRSIKKKNTSKQEMSTYLRFIVSRMKERAIDLNKKGKDNKHPMYRRLVHSAVDVPTIQEKVNEGKYRSYEEFKADAQLLLHNTVIFYGADSEQADIARMLYKDTCHELDELQLCKNCFYLSNARPDNWFCYPCIPNHELVWAKMKGFGFWPAKVMQKEDNQVDVRFFGHHHQRAWIPSENIQDITVNIHRLHVKRSMGWKKACDELELHQRFLREGRFWKSKNEDKGEEEAESSISSTSNEQLKVTQEPRAKKGRRNQSMELKKEEPEPETEAVSSSQEIPTMPQPIEKVSVSTQTKKLSASSPKMLHRSTQTSNDGVCQNMCHDKYTKIFNDFKDRMKADHKRETERVVREAVEKLRTEMEEEKRQAVNKAVANAQGEMDRKCKQVKEKCKEEFLEEIKKLAGQHKQLISQTKKKQWCYNCEEEAMYHCCWNTSYCSIKCQQEHWHAEHKRTCRRKR from the exons gcCTACGGTATGCAGCCTTTTTCCCAGACAGCAGCAAAAAACAAG gactgggaaacagaaaatcatGACTGGTATTGTTTTGAATGCCATTTGCCTGGAGAGGTGTTGATATGTGACCTGTGTTTTCGTGTGTATCATTCCAAGTGTTTGTCTGATGAGTTCAGGCTTAGAGACAGCAGTAGTCACTGGCAGTGCCCAGTTTGCAGG AgtatcaagaagaaaaacacaagtaAACAAGAGATGAGCACATATCTGCGATTCATAGTCTCTCGTATGAAGGAGCGG GCTATAGATCTaaacaagaaagggaaggaCAACAAACACCCAATGTATAGAAGGCTGGTGCACTCAGCTGTTGATGTTCCTACTATACAGGAG AAAGTAAATGAAGGAAAGTACAGGAGTTACGAGGAGTTCAAAGCAGATGCTCAGCTGCTTCTACACAACACAGTGATTTTCTATGGAG CGGACAGTGAACAAGCTGATATAGCGAGGATGCTTTACAAAGACACATGTCATGAA cTGGATGAACTGCAGCTTTGCAAGAACTGTTTCTATTTGTCAAATGCACGACCTGACAACTGGTTCTGCTATCCTTGT ATACCTAATCATGAGTTGGTTTGGGCCAAAATGAAAGGCTTTGGGTTTTGGCCAGCCAAAGTCATGCAGAAAGAGGACAATCAAGTTGATGTTCGCTTTTTTGGCCATCACCACCAAAG GGCCTGGATCCCCTCTGAAAACATTCAAGATATCACAGTTAACATCCATCGGCTGCACGTGAAGCGCAGTATGGGGTGGAAGAAGGCCTGTGATGAGCTGGAGCTGCACCAGCGTTTTCTTCGTGAAGGGAGATTCTGGAAATCGAAGAATGAGGATaaaggggaagaggaggcagagTCAAGCATCTCCTCCACCAGCAATGAGCAG CTGAAGGTTACTCAGGAACCAAGAGCAAAGAAAGGACGACGTAACCAGAGTATGGAACTCAAGAAAGAA gagCCAGAACCTGAAACTGAAGCAGTAAGTTCAAGCCAGGAAATCCCCACAATGCCTCAGCCCATTGAAAAAGTTTCAGTCTCAACTCAGACCAAGAAGTTAAGTGCCTCTTCTCCAAAAATGCTGCATCGGAGCACCCAGACTAGTAACGATGGAGTGTGTCAGAACATGTGCCATGACAAATACACCAAAATCTTTAATGATTTCAAAGACAGGATGAAAGCTGACCACAAAAGAGAAACTGAGAGAGTTGTGCGAGAGGCAGTGGAAAAG CTGCGTACAGAGATGGAAGAAGAGAAGAGGCAGGCTGTAAATAAAGCTGTGGCCAACGCACAAGGAGAGATGGACAGAAAGTGTAAGCAGGTAAAGGAGAAGTGCAAAGAAGAGTTTTTAGAAGAAATTAAGAAGCTAGCAGGCCAGCACAAGCAGCTGATTTCCCAGACCAAGAAGAAGCAGTGG TGCTACAACTGTGAAGAAGAGGCCATGTACCACTGCTGCTGGAACACTTCCTACTGCTCCATCAAGTGTCAGCAGGAGCACTGGCATGCTGAACACAAACGTACATGCCgcagaaaaagatga